One part of the Dermacentor andersoni chromosome 2, qqDerAnde1_hic_scaffold, whole genome shotgun sequence genome encodes these proteins:
- the LOC126539894 gene encoding uncharacterized protein: MVLTQRRKRLLLLKKKVLLIQKSLEEERRRRWWVRPSWRTRHAESEFFTTMEKMRDGDIDYFKKYYRMVPQQFDFLLSLVGRDLQRLYCIREPISSAERLAMTLRYLSSGDLIQDIALSFRVGISTARLAVRVTCKALWHRLQPIYMPKPDAAAWLHTAEGFSRTWQFPNCIGAVDGKHIHIKRPKNSGTMYFNYKGTYSIVLLAIVDSDYKFLVVDIGAYGKQSDGGVLHQSQFGQRLEQGQLQLPRSLALPNTMQQAPCVFVGDEAFQLRPDFLRPYPGRELEDRKRIFNYRLSRARRCAENAFGILVTRWRILERAMGEDPKNAEEVVKALCVLHNFLMHRRTEGDDAYCGPAYADSVNGFGHQRSGQWREQLAQPPLPVARTQARNFAQAARHVRETYANYFSSTAGSVSWQDAVLR; the protein is encoded by the exons ATGGTCCTTACTCAGCGCCGCAAAAGACTGCTGTTACTGAAAAAGAAAGTTCTTCTTATTCAAAAAAGCCTGGAAGAAGAACGCCGGCGCAGATGGTGGGTCCGACCCTCGTGGAGAACGCGACACGCCGAGAGCGAGTTTTTCACCACG ATGGAAAAAATGCGGGATGGCGACATCGACTACTTCAAAAAATACTACCGCATGGTTCCCCAGCAGTTTGATTTCCTGCTAAGTCTTGTTGGAAGGGACCTGCAAAGGCTTTATTGCATTAGGGAGCCCATTTCATCAGCGGAACGACTGGCCATGACGCTCAG GTATTTGTCTTCTGGAGACCTGATTCAAGACATTGCACTCTCCTTCCGAGTGGGCATATCCACTGCACGCCTGGCTGTCAGAGTCACATGCAAGGCGCTGTGGCACAGGCTTCAGCCAATATACATGCCC AAGCCAGACGCTGCTGCGTGGCTGCACACTGCTGAGGGGTTCTCTCGCACATGGCAGTTCCCAAACTGCATTGGTGCAGTTGATGGAAAACACATCCACATCAAGCGGCCCAAGAACTCTGGCACCATGTATTTCAATTATAAG GGCACATACTCCATCGTCCTCCTTGCCATAGTCGATAGTGACTACAAGTTTTTGGTCGTGGATATTGGCGCCTATGGCAAGCAGAGCGATGGAGGAGTCCTCCACCAGTCGCAGTTTGGGCAGCGCTTGGAGCAAGGCCAGTTGCAGCTGCCGAGAAGCTTGGCCTTGCCAAACACCATGCAGCAAGCTCCGTGTGTGTTTGTCGGGGACGAGGCTTTCCAGCTCCGGCCAGACTTCCTGAGGCCATACCCTGGACGAGAGCTCGAAGACAGGAAACGGATCTTCAACTACCGCCTGAGCAGAGCAAG GAGGTGCGCAGAGAACGCCTTCGGTATCCTCGTGACACGCTGGAGGATTCTTGAAAGGGCAATGGGGGAAGATCCCAAGAATGCTGAAGAGGTCGTCAAAGCCCTTTGTGTGCTGCACAATTTCCTGATGCACAGACGCACAGAGGGTGATGATGCGTACTGTGGTCCTGCATATGCCGATTCTGTCAATGGATTCGGGCACCAACGGTCTGGCCAGTGGCGTGAGCAGCTCGCACAGCCACCGTTGCCAGTGGCTCGCACCCAGGCACGTAATTTTGCCCAAGCAGCTCGGCATGTGAGAGAAACATATGCCAACTACTTCAGCAGTACTGCAGGAAGTGTGTCCTGGCAGGATGCAGTACTGAGGTAG